One window from the genome of Yarrowia lipolytica chromosome 1B, complete sequence encodes:
- a CDS encoding uncharacterized protein (Compare to YALI0B01980g, similar to Saccharomyces cerevisiae MTF1 (YMR228W); ancestral locus Anc_8.755, some similarities with uniprot|P87250 Kluyveromyces lactis mitochondrial replication protein MTF1), translated as MSVTKRLVPFTGFINSRARQAFSDIPKMEAMLKSSGLQKFYRKSDNLTIVDAYAGYGWFSTALYNSLQPKKLFLMDPSNYSKEPLSHLQAQDPEVITYSNYDPFQWRSYYPVYESISKAYNKPDRTEVSRDFLFVANLAYTRGESLLYQYLLCILHQNWLQRYGRVRMLIWISSASAEKLTHGSRRTKLQDKTVALKELDERIDKLKANIAKSELWLKRPNLSEKSENSHNKKLDKYRNTLEKLEKKRAESVSLIENRRFKSTVIREMTCDYRYLIGGNAKHTKRSKPVTTEAHRQVQIKKRLEGHKKRVPQMTCNPYDKDALVYYENDYENMFCPQKTTSLGGLVLLELTPKNVKLERLDEWFFVVTRLFVASILPIGRTLETLGPGATEWMSPHLSPAILSSKISEISIPDLEHIVEVFWRWPFKPQVLIDTYEERMVSTPDESTFDNPLFDIDDDVEGGGSDVDDDLM; from the coding sequence ATGTCGGTGACGAAACGACTTGTGCCCTTTACTGGGTTCATCAACTCACGCGCCCGGCAGGCGTTTTCTGACATTCCGAAAATGGAGGCCATGTTGAAGAGTAGCGGACTCCAAAAGTTTTACCGCAAAAGTGACAACCTGACCATTGTGGATGCCTATGCTGGATATGGCTGGTTTTCCACCGCTCTTTACAACTCTCTGCAGCCTAAAAAGCTGTTTCTCATGGACCCTTCAAACTACTCCAAGGAGCCTCTGTCGCATCTCCAGGCTCAAGACCCCGAGGTGATCACCTACAGCAATTACGACCCGTTCCAGTGGCGGTCGTACTACCCTGTCTACGAGTCGATTTCCAAGGCGTACAACAAGCCCGACCGGACGGAGGTGAGCCGCGACtttctgtttgtggccaACCTGGCTTATACGCGAGGAGAGTCGCTATTGTACCAGTACCTTTTGTGCATTTTACATCAGAATTGGCTGCAGCGGTACGGCCGGGTTCGGATGTTGATTTGGATCTCTTCGGCCTCAGCTGAGAAGTTGACCCATGGTTCCCGACGAACAAAACTGCAAGACAAGACGGTagctctcaaggagctggatgAGAGGATTGACAAGTTGAAGGCCAACATTGCCAAGTCGGAACTGTGGTTGAAGCGCCCCAATCTGTCTGAAAAGTCGGAGAACTCACACAATAAGAAGCTCGACAAGTACAGAAacactctggagaagcttGAAAAGAAGAGAGCGGAGTCGGTCAGTCTAATTGAAAACCGGAGATTCAAAAGCACCGTCATTCGTGAAATGACGTGTGATTACCGATACCTGATTGGAGGCAATGCCAAACATACCAAACGAAGCAAGCCTGTGACGACAGAAGCACATCGACAGGTGCAGATCAAAAAACGACTGGAAGGACACAAAAAACGCGTGCCCCAAATGACATGCAACCCTTACGATAAAGATGCACTTGTCTATTACGAAAATGACTACGAGAATATGTTTTGTCCTCAGAAGACAACATCTCTCGGAGGTctggttcttctggaactGACACCTAAGAACGTCAAGCTCGAGAGACTGGATGAGTGGTTCTTTGTGGTCACTAGGCTGTTTGTGGCCAGCATCCTGCCCATTGGCCGTACTCTGGAGACCTTGGGACCGGGAGCTACGGAGTGGATGAGTCCTCACCTGTCGCCCGCCATTTTGTCCAGCAAGATCAGCGAGATTTCCATCCCCGACCTGGAACATATCGTCGAGGTTTTCTGGAGATGGCCCTTCAAGCCTCAGGTGTTGATTGACACCTATGAGGAGCGGATGGTGAGTACTCCA